In Bdellovibrio sp. GT3, one genomic interval encodes:
- a CDS encoding bactofilin family protein, with the protein MAVNSPNSFQEDVLSGHVTAILDQGTHFEGKLSFEGTVQIGGDFKGEIFTKDTIVINEGASVAAQVEADTIIISGRVEGNLFARRRVIMHPPAIFKGTVTSPSLRIDEGVVFEGASYMPKS; encoded by the coding sequence ATGGCAGTAAATTCCCCAAACTCTTTTCAAGAAGACGTGCTTTCTGGTCATGTGACTGCAATCCTTGACCAGGGGACGCATTTCGAAGGAAAGCTCAGCTTTGAAGGAACCGTCCAAATTGGCGGGGATTTTAAAGGGGAAATCTTTACTAAAGATACCATCGTTATTAATGAGGGCGCCTCCGTGGCTGCCCAAGTTGAGGCCGATACAATCATTATTAGTGGCCGAGTTGAGGGAAATCTGTTCGCTCGCCGCCGCGTCATTATGCACCCGCCCGCAATATTCAAAGGCACCGTAACATCTCCGAGTTTGCGGATTGATGAAGGCGTTGTATTTGAGGGCGCGTCCTATATGCCTAAGTCCTAG
- a CDS encoding ATP synthase F0 subunit B yields the protein MKVLVNLLIILAPAIVFAAGAEHGDGHHAIEIPKVTIYQAINIIILFAGIVYFTKDSIVSFFGGRKSAYLEAAQKSAFAREQAEREFVDIKNKLANLNSTRQEQLAKAQAHANDLKNQIIDEANSVSKRIKDEAELTAKLETQRAQKELRTQLLADSVDAARIVLTKDIGAADQQKLQNEFINHIEVSR from the coding sequence ATGAAAGTTCTTGTTAACCTTCTTATCATCCTTGCGCCTGCGATTGTTTTCGCTGCTGGAGCTGAGCACGGTGACGGTCACCATGCTATTGAAATTCCAAAAGTGACAATCTATCAGGCGATCAACATCATCATTCTTTTCGCGGGTATCGTTTACTTCACGAAAGACTCCATCGTTTCCTTCTTCGGTGGCAGAAAATCTGCTTACCTTGAGGCTGCGCAAAAATCTGCATTTGCACGCGAACAAGCTGAGCGTGAATTTGTTGATATCAAAAACAAACTTGCAAACCTGAATAGCACTCGTCAGGAACAATTGGCAAAAGCACAAGCTCATGCAAATGATTTGAAGAATCAAATCATTGACGAGGCAAACAGTGTTTCCAAGCGTATCAAAGACGAAGCGGAATTGACTGCCAAGCTTGAAACACAGCGCGCTCAAAAAGAGTTGCGCACTCAATTGTTGGCTGACTCCGTTGATGCTGCTCGTATCGTTTTGACGAAAGACATCGGTGCGGCTGATCAACAAAAACTTCAAAATGAATTCATCAATCACATCGAGGTTAGTCGATGA
- a CDS encoding ATP synthase F0 subunit B has product MEIFGQLGINTTAGIQFVFFAIALLFLTKFVFGPYAHALEERQNKTKGGEDLALEYQAKSVELSSEYEGKIRELNSEIKNIVDASKAEANKQYEAAVSKSRSEAEQLVNSNRSKITAAVESASKELKAQTQAVALAITSKLLGK; this is encoded by the coding sequence ATGGAAATTTTTGGACAATTAGGCATCAACACAACTGCCGGCATCCAATTCGTGTTCTTCGCGATTGCCTTGTTATTCTTAACTAAGTTTGTTTTCGGACCATATGCACATGCTCTTGAAGAGAGACAAAATAAAACTAAGGGCGGCGAAGATCTGGCTTTGGAATACCAAGCAAAATCTGTCGAATTGTCTTCTGAATATGAAGGCAAAATCCGCGAGCTAAACAGTGAAATCAAAAACATTGTTGATGCTTCCAAAGCTGAAGCAAATAAACAGTATGAAGCAGCGGTTTCCAAGTCTCGTTCTGAGGCTGAACAACTGGTTAATTCAAACAGATCAAAAATCACAGCAGCAGTAGAGTCCGCTTCAAAAGAATTGAAAGCACAAACTCAAGCTGTTGCACTTGCAATCACATCCAAATTGTTGGGCAAATAA
- the atpH gene encoding ATP synthase F1 subunit delta, protein MKVNEVSKRYAKALLAVAKQKGIHSKVYAELQAVADAFNKEASVAAYFENPMISITHKTAALKAALEGKGTSEEVMNTLVLMADKGRIAFLPEVAQAFRDALDIEEGVTRGTVRSAQPLSADAQKELESKVSKTLGKKIVLTYQQDPKLLGGAVAQVGGWTFDDSIETHLKKLNEELNRRAN, encoded by the coding sequence ATGAAAGTAAACGAAGTATCTAAAAGATATGCTAAAGCCCTTTTGGCTGTAGCAAAGCAAAAAGGTATCCACTCTAAAGTGTATGCTGAGCTTCAAGCCGTTGCCGACGCTTTCAACAAGGAAGCTTCTGTTGCTGCGTATTTCGAAAACCCAATGATCTCCATTACCCATAAAACAGCGGCTCTAAAGGCTGCCCTTGAGGGTAAAGGCACTTCTGAAGAAGTAATGAACACTTTGGTGTTGATGGCTGATAAAGGCCGTATTGCGTTCCTTCCAGAGGTTGCACAAGCATTCCGCGACGCTCTTGATATTGAAGAGGGCGTAACTCGTGGAACTGTTCGCTCAGCACAACCATTGTCTGCTGACGCACAAAAAGAACTTGAGTCTAAAGTAAGCAAAACGCTTGGTAAAAAAATCGTTCTTACTTACCAACAGGATCCTAAACTTTTGGGTGGCGCTGTAGCCCAAGTTGGTGGATGGACTTTTGACGACAGCATTGAAACACATCTTAAAAAATTAAATGAAGAATTAAACAGGAGAGCCAACTAA